In the [Clostridium] colinum genome, one interval contains:
- a CDS encoding TetR/AcrR family transcriptional regulator, producing MELRQLIVETSKKLALENGVPSMNIRLIAKECNIAVGSIYNYFSSKSELLMCTMESIWKELFNVNSNNLHFDNFTDCVKWLFKTIDACSKKYPDFFALHYVNFNVNEKTKGRKMREYFLNNFKNILINSLKNDKNIRSDAFDENLTHKIFVEYVFNLIILSFLQNQNDYKPLLKFIENSIY from the coding sequence TTGGAGTTAAGACAACTTATAGTTGAAACTAGTAAAAAATTAGCTCTTGAAAATGGGGTTCCTTCTATGAATATACGTCTTATTGCTAAAGAATGTAATATTGCCGTTGGCTCTATATATAATTATTTTTCATCTAAATCTGAGTTACTTATGTGTACTATGGAAAGTATTTGGAAAGAATTATTTAATGTTAATAGCAATAATCTTCATTTTGATAATTTTACAGATTGTGTAAAATGGCTTTTTAAAACAATAGATGCTTGCTCAAAAAAATATCCGGACTTTTTTGCACTACACTATGTAAACTTTAATGTTAATGAAAAAACTAAAGGACGTAAAATGAGAGAATACTTTTTAAATAATTTTAAAAATATTTTAATAAATTCTTTAAAAAATGATAAAAATATACGTAGTGATGCTTTTGATGAAAATTTAACACATAAAATATTTGTAGAATACGTATTTAATTTAATAATATTATCATTTTTACAAAATCAAAATGATTATAAACCTTTATTAAAATTTATAGAAAATAGTATATATTAA
- a CDS encoding FeoA family protein, with the protein MKKLSNMKVGTSIKVLKVCGEGAVKRRIMDMGITKGANIFVRKTAPLGDPMEIYVRGYELTIRKEDANMVLVEESE; encoded by the coding sequence ATGAAGAAATTAAGTAATATGAAAGTTGGAACGAGTATAAAAGTTTTGAAAGTATGTGGAGAAGGAGCTGTTAAAAGGCGAATTATGGATATGGGTATTACAAAAGGGGCTAATATTTTTGTAAGAAAAACAGCACCTTTAGGAGACCCTATGGAGATATATGTAAGAGGATATGAGCTTACTATAAGAAAAGAAGATGCAAATATGGTATTAGTAGAGGAGAGTGAATAA
- the feoB gene encoding ferrous iron transport protein B — MPIKIGLVGNPNCGKTTMFNKLTGSFQYVGNWPGVTVEKKEGKIKNNEDINIVDLPGIYSLSPYTLEEVVTRDYIMNERPDIIINIVDASNIERNLYLTTQVLEMGIPTIVALNMMDIVKKRGEVINVEKLKDIIGCQVVETSALKGNGLNILIDECLKTLRNNKKNKNLPIFSSEIEYALNEIEDIIDVDEEKRWYSIKVFEKDKKVLEKINLDKDKQEKIDNIIKDIEQSFDDESESIIINERYNYITNIVKEVLTKKEDKDNNISTKVDNILTNKYLGLPIFFGIMYLIYYISVTSVGTFVTDWTNDVFFGEYVTNFVSGILESLNVADWLHSLIIDGIVGGVGAVLGFVPQMCILFFFLSFLEDCGYMSRIAFVMDRIFRKVGLSGKSFIPMLISTGCGVPGIMASRTIENHRERKITVMVTTFIPCGAKLPVIALFGAALFPNNSLIGPSIYFLGIVMILISGLILKKLKVFSGDTSPFIMELPQYHLPSVKTVLRHIWDRVKSFIIKAGTIIFVASIVLWLLSRFNFSLKMVDPEESILATIGKIIAPIFAPLGFNKWQAAVATINGLIAKEQLVSTFGVLLGLGEVAETDLGLTNQIALMFNTMSAYSFVAFNMLCAPCFAAIGAIKREMGNWKWTLMTIGYQTLVAYLVSFVIYQLGSVIFLGANFGLGAIISILIIIFTLYMMFRKGNNN, encoded by the coding sequence ATGCCAATAAAAATTGGTTTAGTTGGCAACCCTAATTGTGGCAAAACAACTATGTTTAATAAATTAACAGGCAGTTTTCAATATGTTGGTAATTGGCCTGGTGTTACAGTAGAAAAAAAAGAAGGTAAAATTAAGAATAATGAAGATATAAATATAGTAGATTTACCAGGGATATATTCTTTATCACCTTATACGTTAGAAGAAGTTGTAACAAGAGACTATATTATGAATGAGCGACCAGACATTATAATAAATATTGTTGATGCTTCTAATATAGAAAGAAATCTATATCTTACAACACAAGTTCTTGAGATGGGTATACCTACAATAGTTGCCCTTAATATGATGGATATTGTTAAAAAAAGAGGGGAAGTAATTAATGTTGAAAAATTAAAAGACATTATTGGTTGTCAGGTAGTAGAAACATCTGCATTAAAAGGTAATGGTTTAAATATACTTATAGATGAATGTTTAAAAACATTAAGAAATAATAAAAAAAATAAAAATTTACCTATATTTTCTAGTGAAATAGAATATGCTTTAAATGAGATAGAAGATATTATAGATGTAGATGAAGAAAAAAGATGGTATAGTATAAAAGTTTTTGAAAAAGATAAAAAAGTTTTAGAAAAAATTAATTTAGATAAAGATAAACAAGAAAAAATAGATAATATAATAAAAGATATAGAACAATCATTTGATGATGAAAGTGAGAGTATAATTATAAATGAAAGATATAATTATATAACAAATATAGTTAAAGAAGTTTTAACAAAAAAAGAAGATAAAGATAATAATATATCTACAAAAGTAGATAATATATTAACAAATAAATATTTAGGGTTACCTATATTTTTTGGTATCATGTATTTAATATACTATATATCGGTAACATCTGTTGGTACTTTTGTTACAGACTGGACAAATGATGTGTTTTTTGGAGAATATGTAACAAATTTTGTTAGTGGTATTTTAGAAAGCCTTAATGTTGCAGACTGGTTACATAGCCTTATTATAGATGGTATAGTAGGCGGAGTTGGTGCTGTATTAGGCTTTGTTCCACAAATGTGTATTTTATTTTTCTTTTTATCATTTTTAGAAGATTGTGGATATATGTCTAGAATAGCTTTTGTTATGGATAGAATTTTTAGAAAAGTTGGATTATCTGGCAAATCTTTTATACCAATGCTTATAAGCACAGGTTGTGGGGTGCCAGGGATTATGGCTTCTAGAACTATTGAAAACCATCGTGAACGAAAAATAACTGTTATGGTTACTACATTTATACCTTGTGGTGCAAAGTTACCTGTTATAGCATTATTTGGAGCTGCATTATTTCCTAATAATTCACTTATAGGTCCATCTATATATTTTTTAGGGATAGTAATGATATTAATATCTGGATTAATACTTAAAAAATTAAAAGTATTTAGTGGAGATACATCACCATTTATTATGGAATTACCACAATATCATTTACCATCTGTTAAAACTGTTTTAAGACATATATGGGATAGAGTTAAATCTTTTATAATAAAAGCAGGGACTATTATATTTGTAGCTTCTATTGTTTTATGGTTATTAAGTAGATTTAATTTTAGTTTAAAAATGGTAGACCCAGAAGAGAGTATTTTAGCTACAATAGGTAAAATAATAGCTCCTATATTTGCTCCTTTAGGATTTAATAAATGGCAAGCAGCCGTTGCAACAATAAATGGTCTTATAGCAAAAGAACAACTTGTATCAACCTTTGGAGTATTACTAGGTTTAGGTGAAGTTGCCGAAACAGATTTAGGATTAACAAATCAAATAGCTCTTATGTTTAATACAATGAGTGCATATTCTTTTGTAGCATTTAATATGTTATGTGCTCCTTGTTTTGCAGCTATAGGTGCTATAAAAAGAGAAATGGGAAATTGGAAGTGGACATTAATGACTATAGGTTATCAAACATTAGTAGCTTATCTTGTTTCTTTTGTTATATATCAATTAGGAAGTGTAATATTTTTAGGTGCTAATTTTGGTTTAGGTGCTATAATATCAATTTTAATAATAATATTTACTCTTTATATGATGTTTAGAAAAGGTAATAATAATTAA
- a CDS encoding FeoB-associated Cys-rich membrane protein translates to MATYIVLGIIIIFAILSILKIVKDKKKGGCCGCSNSCSGCSHHNDDK, encoded by the coding sequence TTGGCAACATATATTGTTTTAGGAATTATAATAATATTTGCTATTTTATCAATTTTAAAAATAGTTAAAGATAAGAAAAAAGGCGGTTGTTGTGGTTGTAGCAACAGTTGTTCAGGTTGCTCTCACCATAATGATGATAAATAA
- a CDS encoding YesL family protein, producing the protein MNSFFDLQSPVWQFLGKFFNACFLSIIYIIFCIPIFTIGAATTALYYALLKLNKDEESYLIRDFLKSFKQNFKQCTIVWFILFIIGIILIVDIYYFKFIPTTKGLFIYYLFCVLLLFFSIINLYIFPLIAKFENTTKNMFKFSFIMAIKHLGWTILMLIISTVTIFSILRIPPALVFLPGILAFFNSYVLNHIFDIYLK; encoded by the coding sequence ATGAATAGTTTTTTTGACTTACAAAGCCCTGTGTGGCAATTTTTAGGTAAATTTTTTAATGCTTGTTTTTTAAGTATAATATATATTATATTTTGTATCCCCATTTTTACAATAGGTGCTGCCACCACCGCTCTATATTATGCCCTTTTAAAGCTAAACAAAGATGAAGAAAGTTATCTTATTAGAGATTTTTTAAAATCTTTTAAACAAAATTTTAAACAATGTACTATAGTTTGGTTTATACTTTTTATAATTGGAATAATACTTATAGTAGATATTTATTATTTCAAATTTATCCCTACTACTAAGGGACTTTTTATATACTATTTATTTTGTGTATTATTATTATTTTTTTCTATAATAAACTTATACATATTCCCTTTAATTGCAAAATTTGAAAATACTACAAAAAATATGTTTAAATTTTCTTTTATAATGGCTATCAAACACTTAGGTTGGACTATATTAATGCTTATTATATCTACTGTTACCATATTTTCCATACTACGTATTCCACCAGCTTTAGTATTTTTACCTGGAATATTAGCTTTTTTCAATTCTTACGTTTTAAATCATATTTTTGATATATATCTAAAATAA
- the trxB gene encoding thioredoxin-disulfide reductase encodes MNNDIYDVVIIGSGPSGLSAAIYAERAKLKTITIEKQYMSGGQVLNTYEVDNYPGLPEINGFDMGQKFRQHAEKLGSQFIKDEVLELEITDKIKKVHCKKNEFLTKTVIIATGAQHRLLDVKGEKELYGKGVSYCATCDGAFYKEKTVAVVGGGDVALEDAIFLSRICKKVYLIHRRDEFRGAKILQEKVFSINNIEVIWDTVVDEICGENEVTAINIFNVKTEDKKMIEVDGIFVAIGIIPNSHIFEEHLKLDDSNYIVATEDCKTSVDGVFVAGDVRTKALRQVVTAVSDGANAITSIEKYLATKF; translated from the coding sequence ATGAATAATGATATATATGATGTAGTAATAATAGGCTCTGGTCCTTCGGGGCTTTCTGCGGCTATATATGCAGAAAGAGCAAAGTTAAAAACAATAACAATAGAAAAGCAATATATGAGTGGTGGGCAAGTTTTAAATACTTATGAAGTAGATAACTATCCAGGTCTTCCAGAAATAAATGGATTTGATATGGGACAAAAATTTAGACAACATGCAGAAAAGCTGGGTTCACAATTTATTAAAGATGAAGTTTTAGAGCTTGAAATAACAGATAAAATTAAAAAAGTCCATTGTAAAAAAAATGAATTTTTAACAAAAACTGTAATAATAGCAACAGGAGCACAACATAGGCTTTTAGATGTTAAAGGTGAAAAAGAGTTGTATGGAAAAGGTGTTTCATATTGTGCTACTTGTGATGGTGCATTTTATAAAGAAAAAACTGTTGCAGTTGTTGGTGGTGGAGATGTTGCTTTAGAAGATGCTATATTTTTATCAAGAATATGTAAAAAAGTTTATCTTATACACAGAAGAGATGAATTTAGAGGGGCAAAAATATTACAAGAAAAAGTTTTTTCTATTAACAATATCGAGGTAATATGGGATACTGTTGTAGATGAAATATGTGGAGAAAATGAAGTAACAGCTATTAATATATTTAATGTTAAAACAGAAGATAAAAAAATGATAGAAGTAGATGGTATATTTGTAGCAATAGGTATTATACCAAATAGTCATATATTTGAAGAGCATTTAAAACTTGATGATAGCAACTATATTGTTGCAACAGAAGATTGTAAAACTTCTGTAGATGGTGTATTTGTAGCAGGAGATGTTCGTACTAAGGCTTTAAGGCAGGTTGTAACAGCAGTTTCTGATGGAGCAAATGCTATAACATCTATTGAAAAATATTTAGCAACAAAATTTTAA
- a CDS encoding dicarboxylate/amino acid:cation symporter — protein MKKKKIGLIPKLIMAILLGIFLGYFTMILSNKGFKSFEIIMSIIITLANFFSLFLKFVIPLMILAFITKGIADLTQGAGKLLGFTTFVSYASTLIAGTIAYIVAINLFPHFISSNLFNNLADEGAFIQPLFSIDLKPLFDVTSAVVLAFVMGLSVSTMRGKEIGNVTYDFFTEFSAIITKVLNKAIIPFLPFYILSTFANLTYSGQAFSILSVLWKVFLTVLILHILYLIAIFIFAGTISKQSPIKLLKNQIPGYLTAIGTQSSAATIPVNLACAEKNNTSPEIREFVIPLCANIHLAGSMITITSCVTSVLLMNNMDISISTIIPFILTLAVVMIASPGAPGGGIMSAVPFLSMVGIDPDGALTGLLITLYITQDSFGTACNVSGDNAIAIIVDKFYKKHIKKN, from the coding sequence ATGAAAAAAAAGAAAATAGGTCTTATTCCTAAGCTTATTATGGCTATATTATTAGGTATATTCTTAGGTTATTTTACTATGATTCTTTCAAACAAAGGCTTTAAAAGTTTTGAAATAATAATGTCCATAATTATTACATTAGCCAACTTTTTTAGCTTATTTTTAAAATTTGTAATACCACTTATGATATTAGCATTTATAACAAAAGGTATTGCAGACTTAACACAAGGCGCTGGTAAGCTATTAGGATTTACAACATTTGTTTCTTATGCTTCCACATTAATAGCTGGTACTATAGCATATATTGTTGCTATAAATCTTTTTCCACATTTTATATCGAGCAACTTGTTTAACAATTTAGCAGATGAAGGTGCTTTTATACAACCATTATTTTCAATAGATTTAAAACCACTTTTTGATGTTACTTCTGCTGTTGTTTTAGCTTTTGTTATGGGCTTATCTGTTAGTACAATGAGAGGTAAAGAGATAGGAAACGTTACTTATGACTTTTTTACAGAATTTTCTGCAATTATTACAAAAGTTTTAAATAAGGCTATTATTCCATTTTTACCATTTTATATTTTGTCTACATTTGCAAACTTAACATATAGTGGACAAGCATTTTCTATATTGTCTGTATTATGGAAAGTATTTTTAACAGTGCTTATTTTACACATATTATACCTTATTGCAATATTTATTTTTGCTGGGACTATTAGTAAGCAAAGCCCTATTAAACTATTAAAAAACCAAATTCCTGGATATCTTACTGCAATAGGTACTCAATCTTCTGCTGCTACAATACCTGTTAATTTAGCTTGTGCCGAAAAAAACAACACTTCTCCAGAAATAAGAGAATTTGTTATACCTTTATGTGCTAATATACATTTAGCTGGTAGTATGATAACTATTACATCTTGTGTAACAAGTGTTTTATTAATGAATAATATGGACATAAGTATTAGTACAATCATTCCTTTTATATTAACCTTAGCAGTTGTAATGATTGCCTCTCCTGGTGCTCCTGGTGGTGGTATTATGTCTGCCGTTCCATTTTTATCAATGGTCGGTATAGACCCAGACGGAGCCTTAACTGGCCTTTTAATAACATTATATATAACTCAAGATAGCTTTGGTACTGCTTGTAATGTATCTGGAGATAATGCTATTGCTATCATAGTAGATAAGTTTTATAAAAAACATATAAAGAAAAATTAA
- the aroB gene encoding 3-dehydroquinate synthase, producing the protein MYSINIKRKYTIYIEEDFTNLIKYLNKNNIKHNNIVIITDDNVFNYYLKDIKNLFNNSNIYVYKIKSGEKSKNLTQIHKIYEFLLNNNIDRKSLIISLGGGVVGDIAGFVASTYMRGIKFIQIPTTLLSQVDSSIGGKTGVDFLNKKNIIGSFYNPSLVYINIKTLETLPKEQFENGMAEVIKHGYILDKEFLDFILYQKEKIKNYDKNILKKMIYQSCKIKANIVCKDEKEQEIREILNFGHTFGHSIETETDFNVLHGQGVAIGIIASMYISYIKGYLQQEDLEKAKDILKYFNLYSENKLNIENIYKNMIYDKKNEDKKIKIIMLKNIGEAFATNEISEKIIKDAIKYSLEG; encoded by the coding sequence ATGTATAGTATAAATATAAAACGAAAATATACAATATATATAGAAGAAGATTTTACAAATCTTATAAAATATTTAAATAAAAATAATATAAAACATAATAATATTGTTATTATTACCGATGATAATGTATTTAATTACTATTTAAAAGATATAAAAAATTTATTTAATAATAGTAATATATATGTATATAAAATAAAATCAGGAGAAAAAAGTAAAAATTTAACACAAATACATAAAATATATGAGTTTTTATTAAATAATAATATAGACAGAAAAAGCCTTATAATATCTCTTGGTGGAGGTGTTGTAGGAGATATAGCTGGATTTGTAGCATCTACATATATGAGAGGTATAAAATTTATCCAAATACCAACTACTTTATTATCACAAGTAGATAGTAGCATTGGAGGTAAAACTGGAGTAGACTTTTTAAATAAAAAAAATATTATAGGAAGTTTTTATAATCCATCTTTAGTATATATAAATATTAAAACGCTAGAAACATTACCAAAAGAACAATTTGAAAATGGTATGGCAGAAGTTATAAAGCATGGATATATTTTAGATAAAGAATTTTTAGATTTTATATTATACCAAAAAGAAAAAATAAAAAATTATGACAAAAATATTTTAAAGAAAATGATATATCAATCTTGTAAAATAAAGGCTAATATAGTTTGTAAAGATGAAAAAGAGCAAGAAATAAGAGAAATTTTAAATTTTGGACATACTTTTGGTCACTCTATAGAAACAGAAACAGATTTTAATGTATTACACGGGCAAGGTGTAGCTATTGGCATTATAGCCAGTATGTATATTTCTTATATTAAAGGATATTTACAACAAGAAGATTTAGAAAAAGCTAAAGATATATTAAAATATTTTAATTTATATAGTGAAAATAAACTAAATATAGAAAATATTTATAAAAATATGATATATGATAAAAAAAATGAAGATAAGAAAATAAAGATAATTATGCTTAAAAACATAGGAGAAGCATTTGCTACAAATGAAATATCAGAAAAAATAATAAAAGATGCTATAAAATATTCTTTGGAGGGTTAA
- the lspA gene encoding signal peptidase II, producing MKKILPIIYTTILIIIDQLVKLTCLEKLKPIGSVKIIQDFFYLTYVENRGAAFGMLKGGRWVFIIIALCAVIFCSIYYYKLPKNKFNSITKISFLLIISGAIGNMIDRIFRGYVIDMFHFIFWGKDFAVFNVADILVCVGTFLLAIVVIFSKDKKHKIEKED from the coding sequence ATGAAGAAAATATTACCTATTATATATACAACAATACTTATAATAATTGACCAATTAGTTAAATTGACATGTTTAGAAAAGCTAAAACCAATAGGTTCTGTTAAAATAATACAAGACTTTTTTTATCTTACTTATGTAGAAAATAGAGGAGCTGCTTTTGGTATGCTAAAAGGTGGAAGATGGGTGTTTATAATCATAGCATTATGTGCGGTTATTTTTTGTAGTATATATTATTATAAATTACCTAAAAATAAATTTAATAGTATAACCAAAATATCATTTTTACTTATTATATCTGGAGCAATAGGCAATATGATAGATAGAATATTTAGAGGATATGTTATAGATATGTTTCATTTTATTTTTTGGGGTAAAGATTTTGCTGTTTTTAATGTTGCGGATATTTTAGTTTGTGTAGGGACATTTTTACTTGCAATAGTAGTTATTTTTTCAAAAGATAAAAAACATAAAATAGAAAAGGAAGATTAG
- a CDS encoding RluA family pseudouridine synthase: MIHLEFTVLKDDEDKRIDNFLNINLEDISRSRIQKLIEENQILVNNKNINKNYKLRKDDIISVNIEEPKEIDILPENIPLDIVYEDDDVILINKPQDMVVHPANGHYTGTLVNGLMYHCKDNLSGINGIMRPGIVHRIDKDTSGILVVAKNDKAHKNLAIQLENHSMTRVYYAIVYNNLKNDKGTIDAPIGRHPIDRKKMAVTNKNSKRAVTHYEVLKRFKNHTLIKLKLETGRTHQIRVHMAYIGNPLLGDIVYGKQKQPFNLVGQVLHAKVLGFIHPTSNKYMEFETDLPYYFKNVLNKL; the protein is encoded by the coding sequence TTGATACATTTAGAATTTACAGTATTAAAAGATGATGAAGACAAAAGAATAGATAATTTTTTAAATATTAATTTAGAAGACATATCAAGAAGTAGAATACAAAAGCTTATAGAAGAAAATCAAATATTAGTAAATAATAAAAATATTAATAAAAATTATAAGCTTAGAAAAGATGATATTATTAGTGTTAACATAGAAGAACCAAAAGAAATAGATATTTTACCAGAAAATATACCATTAGATATAGTATATGAAGATGATGATGTTATACTTATTAATAAACCACAAGATATGGTTGTTCATCCAGCTAATGGACATTATACAGGCACATTAGTTAATGGGTTAATGTATCATTGTAAAGATAATTTATCGGGCATAAATGGTATTATGCGTCCTGGAATAGTCCATAGAATAGATAAAGATACATCAGGTATACTTGTAGTTGCAAAAAATGATAAAGCACATAAAAATCTTGCTATTCAGCTAGAAAATCATTCTATGACAAGAGTATATTACGCTATTGTATACAATAATTTAAAAAATGATAAAGGAACAATAGATGCACCTATTGGAAGACATCCAATTGATAGAAAAAAAATGGCAGTTACAAATAAAAATTCTAAAAGAGCAGTTACACATTATGAAGTTTTAAAAAGATTTAAAAATCATACGCTTATTAAACTAAAACTAGAAACTGGAAGGACACATCAAATAAGAGTACATATGGCATATATAGGTAATCCTCTTTTAGGAGATATTGTATATGGTAAACAAAAACAACCTTTTAATTTAGTAGGTCAAGTGTTACACGCTAAAGTATTAGGGTTTATACACCCTACAAGCAATAAATATATGGAATTTGAAACAGACTTGCCATATTATTTTAAAAATGTTTTAAATAAATTATAA
- a CDS encoding aspartate carbamoyltransferase catalytic subunit: protein MIFKRKDFISLMDISAEEILHILDTAETMKHVIGKKNKKSPYLEGKSVIVLFYEKSVRAKLSYELAAQYLSANIVDILVSESNNRYENLYEMGRTIDQMGADFIICRHPMSGSAKFMAENVSASVINAGDGINENPSQALLDLMTIKNMKGSFKGLKVAIIGDVESSRVTRSNIWGLLKLGADVCVSGPPTMIPPQLEKFGVKVYYNPKEAVKDADVIMTLRLQDEKSYGSKLSSFNEYKSFFKLDETLLSYANKDAIVMHPGRPHKSIEISTSILESTRVLMDDQITNGVAVRMALLYLLSLGMGV from the coding sequence ATGATTTTTAAAAGAAAAGATTTTATAAGTCTTATGGATATAAGTGCTGAAGAAATATTACATATATTAGATACAGCAGAAACTATGAAACACGTTATAGGTAAAAAAAATAAAAAATCACCTTATTTAGAAGGAAAATCTGTTATTGTATTATTTTATGAAAAAAGTGTAAGAGCAAAGTTATCTTATGAGCTAGCAGCACAATATTTAAGTGCAAATATAGTAGATATATTAGTATCTGAAAGTAATAACAGATATGAAAATTTATATGAAATGGGAAGAACGATAGACCAAATGGGTGCAGATTTTATTATATGTAGACACCCTATGAGTGGTAGTGCTAAATTTATGGCAGAAAATGTAAGTGCTAGTGTTATAAATGCAGGTGATGGTATAAACGAAAACCCAAGCCAAGCTCTTTTGGACCTTATGACTATAAAAAATATGAAAGGTAGCTTTAAAGGACTTAAAGTAGCAATTATAGGAGATGTAGAAAGCTCTAGAGTAACAAGAAGCAATATATGGGGGCTTTTAAAATTGGGAGCAGATGTATGTGTTTCTGGTCCACCTACTATGATACCACCACAGTTAGAAAAATTTGGTGTGAAAGTATATTATAATCCTAAAGAGGCAGTAAAAGACGCAGATGTTATAATGACTCTTAGATTGCAAGATGAAAAATCTTACGGTAGTAAATTATCATCTTTTAATGAATATAAAAGCTTTTTTAAACTAGATGAAACTTTATTATCATATGCCAATAAAGATGCTATTGTTATGCACCCAGGTAGACCACATAAAAGTATAGAAATATCTACATCTATATTAGAAAGTACACGTGTTTTAATGGATGACCAAATAACTAACGGTGTGGCAGTGCGTATGGCATTGTTATATTTATTGTCTTTAGGAATGGGGGTATAA
- a CDS encoding dihydroorotase codes for MNLLIKNAKIVSNGIEEKEIKDIYIEDGIIKTIDKNINIKDIKTVDAKNNYVLPGFIDIGCRVFENGYESKDNIIRLTQAGAKGGYTTITTSSSAKPIVDNKTVVEYISSKCKEGININLYPTGNITKGGEGKQISEIGEMVLTGVVAISDGEKAIEDTKLLRDVFLYSRMFDITVMTTLIEPNLSKGGMINYGCMATKLGLAGIPKEAEEIEASKNIILAKHTGAKVHISYVTTKGTVELIRQAKKEGVNITCSTAPHYFTLTDRAIDNYNTFAKVMPPLREEEDIEAIKEGLRDGTIDTIVSGHSPSLYEKKATEFERSEFGLSGLEVAFNITNTKLIKEDTFSLKEITKLMSKNPANILGFKTKGEIKEGYDADIIILDTKKEKIIKSSEFLSRAKYSPYENLSVFGDILATIVGGNVLYNN; via the coding sequence ATGAATTTATTAATAAAAAATGCAAAAATTGTATCTAATGGTATAGAAGAAAAAGAAATAAAAGATATTTACATAGAAGATGGTATAATAAAAACAATAGATAAAAATATAAATATAAAAGATATAAAAACAGTAGATGCTAAAAATAATTATGTTTTACCTGGATTTATAGATATTGGTTGTCGAGTTTTTGAAAATGGGTATGAAAGTAAAGATAACATTATAAGGCTTACACAAGCAGGAGCTAAAGGTGGTTACACTACTATTACAACTTCTTCATCTGCAAAGCCTATAGTAGATAATAAAACAGTGGTAGAATATATAAGCTCTAAATGTAAAGAAGGAATTAATATAAATTTGTATCCAACAGGTAATATAACAAAAGGTGGAGAGGGAAAACAAATATCGGAAATAGGAGAAATGGTATTAACTGGTGTTGTAGCTATATCAGACGGAGAAAAAGCAATAGAAGACACAAAGCTTTTAAGAGATGTATTTTTATATTCTAGAATGTTTGATATAACAGTTATGACAACACTAATAGAGCCTAATTTATCTAAAGGTGGTATGATAAATTATGGTTGTATGGCTACAAAGCTAGGACTTGCTGGTATACCAAAAGAGGCAGAAGAAATAGAAGCATCAAAAAACATTATTTTGGCAAAACATACAGGTGCTAAAGTACATATATCTTATGTAACAACAAAAGGAACTGTAGAGCTTATTAGACAAGCAAAAAAAGAAGGGGTAAATATAACTTGTAGCACAGCACCGCATTATTTTACCCTTACAGATAGAGCAATAGATAATTATAATACATTTGCAAAAGTTATGCCACCACTTAGAGAAGAAGAAGACATAGAAGCTATAAAAGAAGGCCTTAGAGATGGTACAATAGATACGATAGTTTCTGGACACTCACCTTCTTTATATGAAAAAAAGGCTACAGAATTTGAAAGATCAGAGTTTGGATTATCTGGGTTAGAGGTTGCATTTAATATTACAAATACAAAGCTTATAAAAGAAGATACATTTTCATTAAAAGAAATTACAAAGTTAATGAGTAAAAATCCAGCTAATATTTTAGGATTCAAAACTAAAGGAGAAATAAAAGAAGGATATGACGCAGATATTATTATTTTAGATACTAAAAAAGAAAAAATTATAAAATCTAGTGAATTTTTATCAAGAGCAAAATATTCCCCTTATGAAAATTTATCTGTTTTTGGAGATATTTTAGCAACTATTGTTGGAGGCAATGTACTATATAATAATTAA